In one Pseudomonas hydrolytica genomic region, the following are encoded:
- the soxR gene encoding redox-sensitive transcriptional activator SoxR — protein sequence MSIHERPLSVGQVAERSGVAVSTLHFYETKGLIHSQRNAGNQRRYRRDVLRRVAIIKVAQRLGIPLADIGAALATLPCDHMPTAADWQQLSAQWQRDLNARIEQLTRLRDQLTGCIGCGCLSMQDCPLRNPRDELGEQGAGARLLETD from the coding sequence ATGTCCATTCACGAACGCCCGCTAAGCGTCGGCCAGGTCGCCGAACGCAGCGGCGTGGCGGTTTCCACACTGCATTTCTACGAAACCAAGGGGCTGATCCACAGCCAGCGCAACGCCGGCAATCAGCGGCGTTACCGGCGCGACGTGCTGCGCCGCGTGGCGATCATCAAGGTGGCGCAGCGCCTGGGCATCCCGCTGGCCGATATCGGCGCGGCGCTGGCCACCCTGCCCTGCGACCACATGCCCACGGCTGCCGACTGGCAACAGCTCTCGGCGCAATGGCAGCGCGATCTGAATGCGCGCATCGAGCAACTGACGCGGCTGCGCGACCAGCTCACCGGCTGTATCGGTTGTGGCTGTCTGTCGATGCAGGACTGCCCGCTGCGCAACCCCCGGGACGAACTCGGCGAACAGGGCGCCGGCGCCCGCCTGCTGGAGACGGATTAA
- a CDS encoding 5-carboxymethyl-2-hydroxymuconate Delta-isomerase, whose amino-acid sequence MPHCLIEAASEVAEYIAPQALVQLVHDQAAGTGLFQPGEVKVRLSLYEHHCVGGEAGPFVHLIFYLLAGRSDDDKRALSRRIVRALVQRLPQVPAISLDVRDIRREVFGNRRNCQED is encoded by the coding sequence ATGCCGCATTGCTTGATCGAGGCCGCCAGCGAAGTGGCCGAGTACATCGCGCCGCAGGCACTGGTGCAGTTGGTGCACGATCAGGCGGCAGGCACTGGCCTGTTCCAGCCCGGTGAAGTCAAGGTGCGCCTGAGTCTGTACGAGCACCACTGCGTCGGCGGCGAGGCGGGGCCGTTCGTGCACCTGATCTTCTATCTGCTGGCGGGGCGCAGCGATGACGACAAGCGCGCGCTGTCGCGGCGCATCGTGCGGGCGCTGGTGCAGCGCCTGCCGCAGGTGCCGGCGATCTCCCTGGACGTGCGCGACATTCGCCGTGAGGTGTTCGGCAACCGGCGCAACTGCCAGGAGGATTAA
- a CDS encoding tetratricopeptide repeat protein, whose protein sequence is MPSPTAPLHTTLALLALALLAGCAGREPTTATPSQTPTPQQSEQPAIQDAQSQLRQQAQRGDLDSQFQLGSSYFVGQPEKNLKQAEYWWKQAADKGHAMAAVSLAYLYTGRDAPEFANQRDMLKYLNQSAAAGNPMAQHVLGNLYRRGEGGVPRDPDQAQRLYQSACQQRYEPSCAALGGQ, encoded by the coding sequence ATGCCCAGCCCGACAGCCCCGTTACACACCACCCTGGCCCTGCTCGCCCTGGCGCTGCTGGCCGGATGCGCCGGCCGCGAGCCCACGACCGCTACTCCCTCGCAGACGCCTACGCCGCAACAGAGCGAACAGCCCGCCATCCAGGATGCGCAGAGCCAGCTGCGCCAGCAGGCCCAGCGCGGCGACCTGGACAGCCAGTTCCAGCTCGGCAGCAGCTACTTCGTCGGCCAGCCGGAGAAGAACCTCAAGCAGGCCGAATACTGGTGGAAGCAGGCCGCCGACAAGGGCCACGCCATGGCGGCGGTGAGCCTGGCCTATCTCTATACCGGGCGCGATGCCCCTGAGTTCGCCAACCAGCGCGACATGCTCAAGTACCTCAATCAGTCGGCCGCTGCAGGCAACCCCATGGCCCAGCATGTGCTGGGCAACCTCTACCGTCGCGGTGAAGGCGGCGTACCACGCGACCCTGACCAGGCCCAGCGCCTGTACCAGAGCGCCTGCCAGCAGCGCTACGAGCCTTCCTGCGCGGCGCTGGGTGGTCAGTAA
- the glyA gene encoding serine hydroxymethyltransferase, which translates to MFSKHDQLQGYDDALLAAIQAEEQRQEDHIELIASENYCSQRVMQAQGSGLTNKYAEGYPGKRYYGGCEHVDKVEALAIERAKQLFGADYANVQPHSGSSANSAVYLALLSAGDTILGMSLAHGGHLTHGAKVSSSGKLYNAVQYGIDENGLIDYDEVERLAIEHKPKMIVAGFSAYSRVLDFPRFRAIADKVGALLFVDMAHVAGLVAAGLYPNPVPFADVVTTTTHKTLRGPRGGLILARGNEEIEKKLNSAVFPGAQGGPLMHVIAAKAVCFKEALEPGFKAYQQQVIDNARAMAEVFVERGYDVVSGGTDNHLMLISLVKQGLTGKAADAALGDAHITVNKNAVPNDPQSPFVTSGIRIGTPAVTTRGFKEGECRTLAGWICDILDDLDNPAVIERVRSQVADLCATFPVYAD; encoded by the coding sequence ATGTTCAGCAAGCACGACCAACTGCAGGGCTATGACGACGCCCTGCTCGCGGCGATCCAGGCCGAAGAACAGCGCCAGGAAGACCATATCGAGCTGATCGCTTCGGAGAACTACTGCAGCCAGCGCGTGATGCAGGCGCAAGGCAGCGGCCTGACCAACAAGTACGCCGAAGGCTATCCGGGCAAGCGCTACTACGGTGGCTGCGAGCATGTGGACAAGGTCGAGGCGCTGGCCATCGAGCGCGCCAAGCAACTGTTCGGCGCCGACTACGCCAACGTGCAGCCGCACTCGGGGTCCTCGGCCAACAGCGCCGTGTACCTGGCGCTGCTGAGCGCGGGCGACACCATCCTCGGCATGAGCCTGGCCCATGGCGGCCACCTGACTCACGGCGCCAAGGTGTCGTCCTCTGGCAAGCTGTACAACGCCGTGCAGTACGGCATCGACGAGAACGGCCTGATCGATTACGACGAAGTCGAGCGCCTGGCCATCGAGCACAAGCCGAAGATGATCGTCGCCGGTTTCTCGGCCTACTCGCGCGTGCTGGACTTCCCGCGTTTCCGCGCCATCGCCGACAAGGTCGGGGCGCTGCTGTTCGTCGACATGGCCCATGTGGCGGGGCTCGTGGCCGCCGGTCTGTACCCCAACCCGGTGCCGTTCGCCGACGTGGTCACCACCACCACGCACAAGACCCTGCGCGGCCCGCGTGGCGGCCTGATCCTGGCGCGGGGCAACGAAGAGATCGAGAAGAAGCTCAACTCCGCCGTATTCCCAGGCGCCCAGGGCGGCCCGCTGATGCACGTCATCGCGGCCAAGGCGGTGTGCTTCAAGGAGGCGCTGGAGCCGGGCTTCAAGGCCTACCAGCAGCAGGTGATCGACAACGCCCGCGCCATGGCCGAAGTGTTCGTCGAGCGCGGCTATGACGTGGTCTCCGGCGGCACCGACAACCACCTGATGCTGATCAGCCTGGTCAAGCAGGGCCTGACCGGCAAGGCGGCCGACGCGGCGCTGGGCGATGCCCACATCACGGTGAACAAGAACGCCGTGCCCAACGACCCGCAGTCGCCGTTCGTCACCTCCGGCATACGCATCGGTACCCCGGCGGTGACCACCCGCGGCTTCAAGGAAGGCGAATGCCGCACCCTGGCTGGCTGGATCTGCGACATCCTCGACGACCTGGACAACCCGGCCGTGATCGAGCGCGTGCGCAGCCAGGTCGCAGACCTGTGCGCCACCTTCCCGGTCTACGCTGACTGA
- the gcvP gene encoding aminomethyl-transferring glycine dehydrogenase: MTKLDTQNEFIARHIGPRDADTAAMLELLGYDSVDALTDAVIPESIKGTSILGAQPGLSEADALAKIKAIAAKNQQFKSFIGQGYYGTHTPSPILRNLLENPAWYTAYTPYQPEISQGRLEALLNFQTLISDLTGMQIANASLLDEATAAAEAMTFCKRLSKNKASNTFFASQHCHPQTLDVLRTRAEPLGIEVEVGDEAAITDASAYFGALLQYPASNGDIFDYRALVERFHAANALVAVAADLLALTLLTPPGEFGADVALGSTQRFGVPLGFGGPHAAYFATRDAFKRDMPGRLVGMSVDRFGKPALRLAMQTREQHIRREKATSNICTAQVLLANIASMYAMYHGPKGLTAIAQRVHSFTAILALGLTKLGHSVEQQHFFDTLSIKTGAKTTELHAKARAAGINLREIDAERLGLSLDETTDQAAVEALLNLFAADQAAPAVADLAAQVASRLPQGLLRQSAILQHEVFNRYHSETELMRYLRKLADKDLALDRSMIPLGSCTMKLNAASEMIPVTWPEFGNLHPFAPVEQAAGYTQLTTELEAMLCAATGYDAVSLQPNAGSQGEYAGLLAIRAYHLSRGDDQRDICLIPQSAHGTNPATASMAGMRVVVTACDARGNVDIADLKAKAEEHKDRLAAIMITYPSTHGVFEEGIREICQIIHDNGGQVYIDGANMNAMVGLCAPGQFGGDVSHLNLHKTFCIPHGGGGPGVGPIGVKSHLAPFLPGHGHMARKEGAVSAAPFGSASILPITWMYITMMGGNGLKRASQMAILNANYIARRLEEHYPVLYSGEGGLVAHECILDIRPLKDSSGISVDDVAKRLIDFGFHAPTMSFPVAGTLMIEPTESESKEELDRFCDAMIAIREEIRAVEQGRLDKDDNPLKNAPHTALELVGEWHHAYSREQAVYPVASLIEAKYWPPVGRVDNVYGDRNLVCACPSIEAYQDA; encoded by the coding sequence ATGACCAAGCTCGATACCCAGAACGAATTCATCGCCCGCCATATCGGCCCGCGCGATGCCGACACCGCCGCCATGCTCGAACTGCTCGGCTACGACTCGGTCGACGCCCTGACCGATGCCGTGATTCCCGAGAGCATCAAGGGCACCAGCATCCTCGGCGCACAACCGGGCCTGTCGGAAGCCGACGCCCTGGCCAAGATCAAGGCCATCGCTGCCAAGAATCAGCAGTTCAAGAGCTTCATCGGCCAGGGTTACTACGGCACGCACACGCCGAGCCCGATCCTGCGCAACCTGCTGGAAAACCCGGCCTGGTACACCGCATACACCCCGTACCAACCGGAGATTTCCCAGGGCCGCCTGGAAGCGCTGCTGAATTTCCAGACCCTGATCAGCGACCTCACCGGTATGCAGATCGCCAACGCATCGCTGCTCGACGAAGCCACCGCTGCCGCCGAGGCCATGACCTTCTGCAAGCGCCTGTCGAAGAACAAGGCCAGCAACACCTTCTTCGCCTCCCAGCATTGCCACCCGCAGACCCTCGACGTGCTGCGCACCCGTGCCGAGCCGCTAGGCATCGAAGTGGAAGTCGGCGACGAAGCCGCCATCACCGACGCCAGCGCCTACTTCGGCGCCCTGCTGCAGTACCCGGCAAGCAATGGTGACATCTTCGATTACCGCGCCCTGGTCGAGCGCTTCCACGCCGCCAACGCTCTGGTGGCCGTAGCCGCCGACCTGCTGGCCCTGACCCTGCTCACCCCGCCGGGCGAGTTCGGCGCCGACGTCGCCCTGGGCAGCACCCAGCGCTTCGGTGTGCCGCTGGGCTTCGGTGGCCCGCATGCCGCCTACTTCGCCACCCGCGACGCGTTCAAGCGCGACATGCCGGGCCGCCTGGTCGGCATGTCGGTGGACCGTTTCGGCAAGCCGGCCCTGCGCCTGGCCATGCAGACCCGCGAGCAGCACATCCGCCGCGAGAAGGCCACCAGTAATATCTGTACCGCCCAGGTGCTGCTGGCCAACATCGCCAGCATGTACGCCATGTACCACGGCCCGAAAGGCCTGACCGCCATCGCGCAGCGCGTACACAGCTTCACCGCCATCCTCGCTCTGGGCCTGACCAAGCTGGGCCACAGCGTCGAGCAGCAGCACTTCTTCGATACCCTGAGCATCAAGACCGGCGCCAAGACCACCGAGCTGCATGCCAAGGCCCGTGCCGCCGGCATCAACCTGCGCGAGATCGACGCCGAGCGTCTGGGTCTGTCGCTGGACGAAACCACCGACCAGGCCGCCGTCGAGGCGCTGCTGAACCTGTTTGCCGCTGACCAAGCCGCACCTGCCGTCGCCGACCTGGCCGCACAGGTCGCCAGCCGCCTGCCGCAAGGCCTGCTGCGCCAGTCGGCGATCCTGCAGCACGAAGTGTTCAACCGCTACCACAGCGAAACCGAGCTGATGCGCTACCTGCGCAAGCTGGCCGACAAGGACCTGGCCCTGGACCGCAGCATGATCCCGCTGGGCTCCTGCACCATGAAGCTCAACGCCGCCAGCGAGATGATCCCGGTGACCTGGCCGGAGTTCGGCAACCTGCACCCCTTCGCTCCGGTCGAGCAGGCTGCGGGTTACACCCAGCTGACCACTGAGCTGGAAGCCATGCTCTGCGCCGCCACCGGCTACGACGCCGTGTCGCTGCAGCCCAACGCCGGCTCCCAGGGCGAGTACGCGGGCCTCTTGGCCATCCGTGCCTATCACCTGAGCCGCGGCGACGATCAGCGCGACATCTGCCTGATCCCGCAATCGGCCCACGGCACCAACCCGGCGACCGCCTCCATGGCCGGCATGCGCGTGGTGGTGACCGCCTGTGACGCGCGCGGCAACGTCGACATCGCCGATCTGAAGGCCAAGGCCGAAGAGCACAAGGATCGTCTGGCCGCGATCATGATCACCTACCCGTCCACCCACGGTGTGTTCGAGGAAGGCATCCGCGAGATCTGCCAGATCATCCACGACAATGGCGGCCAGGTGTACATCGACGGCGCCAACATGAACGCCATGGTCGGCCTCTGCGCCCCAGGCCAGTTCGGCGGCGACGTCTCCCACCTGAACCTGCACAAGACCTTCTGCATCCCGCACGGCGGTGGCGGCCCGGGCGTCGGCCCGATTGGCGTCAAGTCGCACCTGGCGCCGTTCCTGCCGGGTCATGGCCACATGGCCCGCAAGGAAGGCGCAGTGAGCGCCGCGCCGTTCGGCAGCGCCAGCATCCTGCCGATCACCTGGATGTACATCACCATGATGGGCGGCAACGGCCTCAAGCGCGCGTCGCAGATGGCCATTCTCAACGCCAACTACATCGCCCGTCGTCTGGAAGAGCACTACCCGGTGCTGTACTCCGGCGAAGGCGGCCTGGTGGCGCACGAGTGCATCCTCGACATCCGTCCGCTCAAGGACAGCAGCGGCATCAGCGTCGACGACGTGGCCAAGCGCCTGATCGACTTCGGCTTCCATGCCCCGACCATGTCCTTCCCGGTGGCCGGCACCCTGATGATCGAGCCGACCGAGAGCGAATCCAAGGAAGAACTGGATCGCTTCTGCGACGCCATGATCGCCATCCGCGAGGAAATCCGCGCGGTCGAGCAGGGCCGTCTGGACAAGGACGACAACCCGCTGAAGAACGCCCCGCACACCGCCCTGGAACTGGTCGGCGAATGGCACCACGCCTACAGCCGCGAGCAGGCCGTGTACCCGGTGGCGAGCCTGATCGAGGCCAAGTACTGGCCGCCGGTGGGCCGTGTGGACAACGTCTACGGCGACCGCAACCTGGTCTGCGCCTGCCCGTCCATCGAGGCGTATCAGGACGCGTAA
- a CDS encoding M14 family metallopeptidase has protein sequence MKISADFDSGNIQVIDASDPLRVQLAMRPDLNSYHFQWFHFRVEGLQPGQRHAFSLTNAGQSAYNKAWDGYQAVASYDQQDWFRVPTRFEDGQLHFELLAEREQAWFAYFEPYPRARHERLVAQALERGAELVACGRSLEGRDIQLLRIGAQAAAPSKLWLIAQQHPGEHMAEWFMEGLIERLQDPHDAEVQALLSQAEFYLIPNMNPDGAFRGHLRTNLAGQDLNRAWQSASVERSPEVLFALQHMQRIGVDLFLDIHGDEEIPHVFTAGCEGNPGYTPRLAALEEDFRQRLVSIGAEFQTRFGYPRDEPGQANLTLACNAVGEAFDCLSFTIEMPFKDHDDNPQPRTGWNGARSKKLGQDVLTVLAQMVGRLR, from the coding sequence ATGAAGATCAGCGCGGATTTCGACAGCGGCAACATCCAGGTCATCGATGCCAGCGACCCGCTGCGGGTGCAGCTGGCCATGCGGCCGGATCTCAACAGCTATCACTTCCAGTGGTTTCATTTCCGGGTCGAGGGCCTGCAGCCAGGCCAGCGCCATGCCTTCAGCCTGACCAACGCCGGGCAGTCGGCCTACAACAAGGCCTGGGACGGCTACCAGGCCGTGGCCAGCTACGACCAGCAGGACTGGTTCCGCGTGCCCACCCGTTTCGAGGACGGTCAACTGCACTTCGAGCTGCTTGCCGAGCGCGAGCAGGCCTGGTTCGCCTATTTCGAGCCCTATCCGCGAGCGCGCCACGAGCGCCTCGTCGCCCAGGCCCTGGAGCGGGGGGCCGAACTGGTGGCCTGCGGCCGAAGTCTGGAAGGCCGCGATATCCAGCTGCTGCGCATTGGCGCTCAGGCTGCCGCGCCGAGCAAGCTGTGGCTCATCGCCCAGCAGCATCCCGGCGAGCATATGGCCGAGTGGTTCATGGAGGGGCTGATCGAACGCCTGCAGGACCCGCATGACGCCGAGGTCCAGGCGCTGCTCAGCCAGGCCGAGTTCTACCTGATACCGAACATGAATCCGGACGGTGCCTTCCGCGGCCATCTGCGTACCAACCTGGCGGGGCAGGACCTCAATCGCGCCTGGCAGTCGGCCAGTGTCGAGCGCAGCCCCGAGGTGCTGTTCGCGTTGCAGCATATGCAGCGCATCGGCGTCGACCTGTTCCTCGATATCCACGGCGACGAGGAGATCCCCCACGTATTCACCGCGGGCTGCGAGGGTAACCCCGGCTATACGCCGCGCCTGGCCGCGCTGGAGGAAGATTTCCGCCAGCGCCTGGTGAGCATAGGCGCCGAGTTCCAGACCCGTTTCGGCTACCCGCGCGACGAGCCCGGCCAGGCCAACCTGACCCTGGCCTGCAACGCGGTGGGCGAGGCCTTCGATTGCCTGTCGTTCACCATCGAGATGCCGTTCAAGGATCACGATGACAACCCGCAGCCGCGCACCGGCTGGAATGGCGCGCGCTCGAAAAAGCTGGGGCAGGATGTGCTGACGGTGCTGGCGCAGATGGTAGGGCGCTTGCGGTAG
- the gcvT gene encoding glycine cleavage system aminomethyltransferase GcvT, with translation MTTETLAKTPLHALHLELGARMVPFAGYDMPVQYPLGVMKEHLHTREAAGLFDVSHMGQILLRGENAGRALETLVPVDIIDLPVGLQRYAMFTDAQGGILDDLMVANLGDDTLYLVVNAACKDQDLAHLQKHIGEQCQIECLFEERALLALQGPKAVDVLARLAPEVSKMTFMQVARVRLLGSECIVSRSGYTGEDGFEISVAVDQAETLARSLLAEAEVEAIGLGARDSLRLEAGLCLYGHDMSSATTPIEASLLWAISKVRRADGERAGNFPGAERVFEQQQKGVARKRVGLLPQERVPVREGAEIVDADGTVIGQVCSGGFGPTLGAPVAMGYVNASHTAVDSDVWAVVRGKRVAMKVAKTPFVPQRYYRG, from the coding sequence ATGACCACTGAAACTCTCGCCAAGACTCCGCTGCACGCCCTGCACCTCGAACTCGGCGCGCGCATGGTGCCCTTCGCCGGCTATGACATGCCCGTGCAGTACCCGCTGGGCGTGATGAAGGAGCACCTGCACACCCGCGAGGCCGCCGGCCTGTTCGACGTCTCGCACATGGGCCAGATCCTGCTGCGTGGCGAAAACGCCGGGCGTGCCCTGGAAACCCTGGTGCCGGTGGACATCATCGACCTGCCGGTGGGCCTGCAGCGCTACGCCATGTTCACCGATGCCCAGGGCGGCATCCTCGACGACCTGATGGTCGCCAACCTGGGTGACGACACCCTGTACCTGGTGGTCAACGCCGCCTGCAAGGATCAGGACCTGGCCCACCTGCAGAAGCACATCGGCGAGCAGTGCCAGATCGAGTGCCTGTTCGAGGAGCGCGCCCTGCTCGCCCTGCAAGGCCCGAAAGCGGTCGACGTGCTGGCCCGCCTGGCCCCGGAAGTGAGCAAGATGACCTTCATGCAGGTGGCCCGCGTGCGCCTGCTGGGCAGCGAATGCATCGTCAGCCGCAGCGGCTACACCGGCGAAGACGGTTTCGAGATTTCCGTCGCCGTCGACCAGGCCGAAACCCTGGCGCGCAGCCTGCTGGCCGAAGCGGAAGTCGAGGCCATCGGTCTGGGTGCGCGCGACTCGCTGCGCCTGGAAGCCGGCCTGTGCCTGTACGGCCACGACATGAGCAGCGCCACCACGCCGATCGAAGCCAGCCTGCTGTGGGCCATCTCCAAGGTGCGTCGTGCAGATGGCGAGCGTGCCGGCAACTTCCCGGGCGCCGAGCGCGTATTCGAGCAGCAGCAAAAAGGCGTGGCGCGCAAGCGCGTCGGCCTGCTGCCGCAGGAGCGCGTACCGGTGCGTGAAGGCGCGGAAATCGTCGACGCCGACGGCACCGTGATCGGCCAGGTATGCAGCGGCGGCTTCGGCCCGACCCTCGGCGCACCGGTGGCCATGGGTTACGTCAATGCCAGCCACACCGCCGTCGACAGCGACGTCTGGGCCGTGGTGCGCGGCAAGCGCGTGGCGATGAAAGTGGCCAAGACCCCGTTCGTGCCGCAGCGCTACTACCGCGGCTGA
- a CDS encoding NADPH-dependent FMN reductase, translating to MQDRIRLVLIYGSVREERFCDQVVAWAREQIEQRSEFELSLVDPAVMFRQPGEPQEIAEQRHQSLQQLLRADAFLIVTPEYNHGYPAALKQFIDEVPASWEARPVGFVSYGGVSGGLRAVEQLRQVLAELHAMTVRGSVSFTNAWEQFDDQGRLSEPRRANSALAHTLVQLNWWAQTLRAGRERVPYERIRG from the coding sequence ATGCAGGACCGCATTCGACTGGTACTGATATACGGCAGCGTGCGTGAAGAGCGCTTCTGCGACCAGGTGGTGGCCTGGGCGCGCGAGCAGATCGAACAGCGCAGCGAATTCGAGCTGAGCCTGGTCGACCCGGCCGTGATGTTCCGCCAGCCCGGCGAGCCGCAGGAGATCGCGGAGCAGCGCCATCAGTCGCTGCAGCAGCTGCTCCGCGCCGATGCCTTTCTGATCGTCACCCCGGAGTACAACCACGGCTATCCGGCGGCGCTCAAGCAATTCATCGACGAGGTGCCGGCATCCTGGGAGGCGCGGCCGGTAGGATTCGTCAGTTATGGTGGGGTATCCGGCGGGCTGCGTGCGGTGGAACAGCTGCGCCAGGTGCTGGCGGAGCTGCATGCGATGACGGTGCGCGGCTCGGTGAGCTTCACCAATGCCTGGGAACAATTCGATGATCAGGGGCGGTTGAGCGAGCCGCGACGCGCCAACTCGGCGCTGGCGCATACGCTGGTGCAACTGAACTGGTGGGCGCAGACGCTGCGCGCCGGGCGCGAGCGGGTGCCTTACGAGCGGATCAGGGGTTAG
- a CDS encoding OprD family porin: MTARNTLPLALLGSTALALVMPTATHAAGFVEDAKVTLGLRNYYFNRNFLNHSGPSVQGSDQGQAAEWTQSFILDARSGFTQGTVGFGLDVLGLYAVKLDGGKGSINSGLLPVHGTGNDRHAPDDYGRTAVAAKARLSKTELKVGEWFAVLPILRADDGRALPQTFQGAQITSSEIDGLNLYGGQFWKNSQRNDASREDMSFNGIEGDDFNFGGGEYRFNGNNTMVGAWHARLEDVYQQSFLQLTHSQPVGDWVLGANLGYFNGKEEGAAKAGNLDNKVYQGSLSAKTGNNTFMVAYQRLSGDTKFLRIDGSSGGTLVNDGFTASFDAPEERSWQVRHDYNFAGLGIPGLTLMNRYTSGSNIHTGGRTDAEEWARESELAYTIQEGGLKNLSIRWRNSNVRRDVGQDAHENRLIINYPLSIL; encoded by the coding sequence ATGACCGCACGCAACACCCTTCCCCTGGCCCTGCTCGGCAGCACCGCGCTGGCGCTCGTGATGCCCACCGCCACCCATGCCGCCGGCTTCGTCGAAGACGCCAAGGTCACCCTCGGCCTGCGCAACTACTACTTCAACCGCAACTTCCTCAACCACTCCGGCCCGTCGGTGCAGGGCAGCGATCAGGGCCAGGCGGCCGAGTGGACCCAGAGCTTCATCCTCGATGCCCGCTCCGGTTTCACCCAAGGCACCGTCGGCTTCGGTCTGGACGTACTCGGCCTGTATGCAGTCAAGCTCGATGGCGGCAAGGGCAGCATCAACAGCGGCCTGCTGCCGGTACATGGCACGGGCAATGACCGTCATGCCCCCGATGATTACGGTCGCACCGCCGTTGCCGCCAAGGCCAGGTTGTCCAAGACCGAGCTGAAGGTGGGCGAGTGGTTCGCCGTGCTGCCGATCCTGCGCGCGGACGACGGCCGTGCGCTGCCGCAGACCTTCCAGGGCGCACAGATCACCTCCAGTGAAATCGACGGTCTGAACCTGTACGGCGGCCAGTTCTGGAAGAACAGCCAGCGTAACGACGCCAGCCGCGAGGACATGTCGTTCAACGGTATCGAGGGCGATGACTTCAACTTCGGCGGCGGTGAGTACCGCTTCAACGGCAACAACACCATGGTCGGCGCATGGCATGCGCGCCTGGAGGACGTGTACCAGCAGAGCTTCCTGCAGCTGACCCACAGCCAACCGGTCGGCGACTGGGTGCTGGGCGCCAACCTGGGTTACTTCAATGGCAAGGAAGAAGGCGCAGCCAAGGCCGGCAACCTGGACAACAAGGTCTATCAGGGCAGCCTCTCCGCCAAGACCGGCAACAACACCTTCATGGTGGCCTACCAGCGCCTGAGCGGCGATACCAAGTTCCTGCGCATTGACGGCTCCAGCGGCGGCACCCTGGTCAACGACGGCTTCACCGCCAGCTTCGACGCGCCCGAAGAGCGCTCCTGGCAGGTGCGTCACGACTACAATTTCGCCGGCCTCGGCATCCCCGGCCTGACCCTGATGAACCGCTACACCAGCGGCTCCAACATCCACACCGGCGGCCGTACCGATGCCGAGGAATGGGCGCGCGAATCGGAGCTGGCCTACACCATTCAGGAAGGCGGCCTGAAGAACCTGAGCATTCGCTGGCGTAACTCCAACGTCCGCCGTGACGTTGGTCAGGATGCCCACGAGAACCGACTGATCATCAACTACCCGCTGTCGATCCTGTAA
- a CDS encoding YybH family protein: protein MSQHELQDALNDWTEACRSKDVARIMSHYAEDVVSYDAVGPLRFQGRPAYQAHWQACMEMCSGPGMFEPHEPTYTASGDLGVTHYLLHCGGSNEKGELQTCWMRVTQCLRRQGGRWLIFHEHFSAPSDMESGKALFDLQP, encoded by the coding sequence ATGAGTCAGCACGAACTGCAAGATGCTCTGAACGACTGGACCGAAGCCTGCCGCAGCAAGGACGTGGCGCGCATCATGAGTCACTACGCCGAGGACGTGGTGTCCTACGATGCCGTGGGCCCCTTGCGCTTCCAGGGGCGCCCGGCATACCAGGCACATTGGCAGGCCTGCATGGAGATGTGCAGCGGCCCAGGTATGTTCGAGCCCCACGAGCCGACCTACACCGCCAGCGGCGATCTCGGCGTGACCCATTACCTGTTGCACTGCGGTGGCAGCAATGAGAAGGGCGAGCTGCAGACCTGCTGGATGCGCGTGACCCAGTGCCTGCGCCGCCAGGGTGGCCGCTGGCTGATCTTCCACGAACACTTCTCCGCCCCGAGCGACATGGAAAGCGGCAAGGCGCTGTTTGACCTTCAACCCTAG